The nucleotide sequence CAGCGCGATGCGCAAGAGCAGTCTCATCGCTTGTCTCCGGCCGGATCGGCGATGGCGAAATCGAATTCCTTCCACGGTGTGGCCACGGACCACGAACTGCTGTTCAGGGCATTCACCTGGAAAGGCCGCGCCAGCATGGAGGTATCCAGCCGCAGCCGCAAACGCCCGTCGTAACGGACGCCCGTGGACAGGTCGCTGGCATCGGCCACCCCCCAGCCGCGGATGTGCCGCACCATGTCCATCGCCGCGTCCAGGGACTGCACCGGCAGGTTCAGTTCCCCGACGCCGGCGCGCCATTGGCGCGTCAACGCGTTGTAGACGATGCGCCAGGTCATGCTGGTATCGGCCACCGTACTGTCCAGCCACCACCAGCGCGAACGGGTGATGACCACGTCCGCCGTGAAATACAGCGGAACGCCGCGTTCGGCGGCTTCGCGCAGCTGGTCGTTGAGCTCGAAGCGGATGTCCGCGTCGATTTCCACCCGGCCATTGCGGATGACGGGATCGACATTGACGACCTTGGGATCGGCCGCATGCGCGGCCCCTGCCCACGGCAGCGTAAGCACGGTGGCCAGCAACAAAAGAAACAGGCGCGTGGAAATGGGCATACGATGTATCAGCGCTGCGACTCCATTATTCTTGGCGATTCAGCGGGCCTTGGCAAACAAGGCGTAGAAAAAGCCGTCATGCTGGGCGGCCTCTGTTGCGCGGGAGGCCTCCGGCAGCAGTTGTCCGGGCGCATCCAGGCGGCGGGCATCGGCATGGCGGGCGGCGAAGCCGGCGGCCTGGCGCTCGCCTTCATCGGGAAAGACGGAGCAGGTCACATACAGCAGGCGCCCGCCCGGCGCCACGGTGCGCCACAGCGCATCCACGATGCGCGCCTGCAGCTTGGCGGTGCGCGGGACGTCGTCCGGACGCCGCAACCAGCGGATGTCCGGATGCCGGCGGACGATGCCGGAGGCGGTACACGGCACATCGGCCAGCACCGCATCGAAGGGCCGGCCATCCCACCACGCGCCGGTATCGGCCGCATCGGCCGCGCGCAGCGACACCCGGGGCGTATCCAGCCCCAGGCGGCGCAGGTTGTCCTGCACGCGCCGCAGCCGCGCGCCATCCGCGTCCAGGGCAAGCAGGTCCAGGTCGGCCAATTCCAGCAGATGCGCCGTCTTGCCTCCGGGGGCGGCGCAGGCGTCCAGCACCCGCATGCCGTCCTTCACGCCCAGCAGGGGCGCGGCCAATTGCGCGCCCGCATCCTGTACGGACCACCAACCGTCGTCGAACCCGGGCAGCCGCTGCACCGGACGCGGCTGGGACAGGACGAGGCCGGCGTCGCCCTGCGGCCGCGCGGCGATCCCGGCCGCCTCGAAAGCCGCCAGCACCTGCTCGCGGGAGGCGCGCCGGCGATTCACGCGCAAGGTGAGCGGAGCCGGCACATTGGCCGCCGTCAATACGGATTCCCAGGCCTGCGGGTAGGCCGAGCGCAGCTTGTCCACCCACCACTGCGGGTGGTTCCAGCGCGCCTCGATCTGCCGGGCGAGCTGGGGCAGCAAGGCATCCCGGTCGCGCAGGAAGGAGCGCAGCGCGCCGTTGACCAGCCCCTTCAGCGGCGCGACCCGCGGCATGCGGGCGGCCGCCTGCACAGCCTGGTCCACCACGGTATGGGGGGCGTAGGTGGGCGCGCCATCCGCGGGCACGGCGGGGCCGGACGCGGCCTGCGCCGCGGGCGTGGCCGGCGGAAGCAGCAGCGCCAGGCTGACCAGCAGCAGCGCCTCGGCCAAGGGTTCGGGGGGCGTACGCGGCACCAGGATGCGCCGCAGCGCGCGCGCTTCGCCCAGCCGGCGCATCGCATGGAAGGAAAGCGCCTGCGACCCGGCCCGCAAGGGCGCCGGCGCCAGGGCGATGGCATCGGTCATGGAACGCCCCGCCAGCACCGAACGCACGATTTCCGCGCTTTCCGCGAGCAGATCGCGCAACGGCGCCGCGCTGGGCGCCGGGGAGGACGGAAGATCGGGCATGGGAAGCGAAAAGGACGGTCGGCAATGCCGTAATGGTACCTTTTCGCCCGGGCGGCCCCTTCGGACGCCACGGCAAGTGCTCATGGCCGACACGCACGGCCGTCGGACCGGCGGACCGCGAGCCTGCGGACCGTGGAGCCCCGGCCCGCAAGGCCCGGGACCGCGGGCTCGGACAGCGGGCCTACGCCCGGCGGAACGCGTCAGAAGCGGTAGCCGACGCCCACGGCGCCGTAGGGAGACGTGCGGCGCTCCACGATGGGGCTGTCGCGCGCGTCGCCCAGCAGCGCGCGCACGCCCACGGTGCCGAACACCGACCATTTCTGGTCGATGGCATAGCGCCAGTTCGCGTACAGGCCGGCGGAGCGGAAGCCCGCGCCGGCGGAATAACGCCCCAGCCCGGCATCGCTGCGGGCGGCCTCGGCGCTGGTCACGCCGAACCAGCGCGACATATCGTCATGGCTGCCCCAGGTGGTTTCCGCCCCCAGCCGCACGGTATTGCGGCTGTCCTGCCAGACGGCATAGGAACCGTTCAGTTCCACGCGCGTGCCGTAGCCCGCGTGCAAGGCCTGGGTCACCGTCGTGGTAAGCCGCCACCGGCCAGGCTGCCAGCGCAGGAAGGCGCCGGCGGTGGCATGCGCGTCGATATCGTCCAGGCCGTCCAGCCTATCGTGGTCGTCGGCATCGCGGCCCATGCGCAGTCCGGCAAAGACACCCGCCTGCCAGTCGGGGGCCAGCTGGGTCTTGAGTCCCAGGGCCGGCAGGCCGTCGCGCGTGTCGACGAAGAACGCGCCGCGTTCATACGACAGCTGCAGCACCGGCACCGCGTGGTAATCCTTGGCGCCGGGGTATTCCGGCACCACGCCCACGCCCAGGCCCACGCTGTTCTGCGCCAACGCCGCGTGGCCGCTCGCCAGCCAACACACCAGGCCTACTATCCATCCCGCGGTGCCCGCCCGCCGCGCGCGGCATGCATCGCCCCATTGCGATGCCTTCGTATCGATCGCCATCCGGTTCACCCTTAAGCACGGCCACCCGATCGGGCGGCCTTCGGGATCGGGATTCTCGAGAGGCGGTTTTAAAAGTTTTTTAAATTTGGCCCGATAATCTGCCCGTCATTCCATCCGGAGACCCCTGGCCTTGCACCTGTTGCTTATCGAGGACGACCCCATGCTGGGCGATGCCCTGTGCGGCGGCCTGCGGCAGTCGGGCCATGCGGTGGACTGGCTGACCGATGCCGCCCAGGGCCGCGCGGCGCTGACCGACCACGGCTACGACGCCGTCCTGCTGGACCTGCAGCTGCCGCATGGCTCCGGCCTGGGCCTGCTGAAGTCCGTGCGCGAGCGCTACGACGCCACGCCGGTGATCATCCTTTCCGCGCGCGACCGCCTGAGCGACCGCATCAAGGGCCTGGACGCCGGCGCCGACGACTACCTGGTCAAGCCCTTTCCCATCGAGGAATTGCTGGCGCGGCTGCGCGCGGTCACGCGGCGCGCCAGCCATCGCGTGGTCCCCGTAATGCGCATCGGCGATGTCCAGGTAGACCCGGCGCGCCGCCATGTCCTGCTGGCCGACCAGCCGGTGAAGCTCAGTATCCATGAATACCGCACCCTGGTGGCCCTGCTGGAACGCCAGGGCCATATCGTCACGCGCGAACAATTGGAGGACGCCGTCTACGGACGGCATGGCACCATAGAAAGCAACACCGTTGCCGTCTATGTACACCAGCTGCGCCGCAAACTGGGCAACGACCTGATCGCCACGGTGCATGGCTTCGGCTACCGCATCGGCGCGGCGCCGCCATGAGGGGATGGCGCGATCTTGCCGCGCGCTGCAACAGCCTGCGCATCCGGCTGCTGTGCGCCATGCTGATCGGCATCGTGGCCTTCGGCGGGGCCTGGTATGCGCTGCGTGCCTGGGAACTCAAGATCCCCGAAACCGGGCGCTCGGACGAAAAGCTGCGCGATATCGCGCGCCTGATCATCGAGTCCATCCCGCGCACGCTGTCGCCCGATGGCTCCGTCGCGGCGTACCGCAGCGTGGAGGACGGGTCCGGCGATCCCACATCGGACACGATCTTCCAGGTCTGGCACATGCCGTCCGGAAAGCTGATCCTGCGCGCCCCGATCGCGCCGGACACGCCGTTCAAGCCGGACTTCACGCCCGGCTATGGAAACCGCATCGTGGCCGGCGAGGAATGGCGGGTATACGCGGCCTCGGACCGCACGGGCACTATCCAGGTCCAGACCGCCATCGGCGAGACCGCATTGGAGAAGACCTACCGCGAGTGGGCCAGGGAAGGCACCTTCGCCGCCATCGGCATATTCCTGCTTCTGGCCATCGTCATGTGGGCCGCGATCCGCCTGAGCCTGCGGCCGCTGGACCAGGCGCGGGAAACCATCTCGCGCCGCTCGCCCTTCGACAATTCGCCGGTGCTGGAACGCAGCCTGCCCAGGGAAATCCGCCCCTTCGTGCTGGCCATCAACCACCTGCTGCAACGCCAGGACGCGGCGCTGGCGCGCGAGCGGCAGTTGATCGCGGACGCCGCGCACGAGTTGCGCACACCGCTGGCCGCCATCCAGGCCCAGGCCCAGCGCGCGATCGCGGCCGAAGACGCGCTGGCCGCGCGCGCGGAGGCCGGGAAACTGCAGGCCGTTGCCGCGCGGGCGGCGCGCATCGTCGAACAGCTGCTGGACCAGGCAAGGCTGGACACCGACGAAACGCTGCCCATGGAGCCGCTGGACCTGTCCGATATCGTCGACCTGGTCGTGCGCGATTTCGAAGGCAAAGCGGCGCGCAAATCTCAGAAGGTATCCATCGCCGCGCAACCCTGCCCGGTACACGGCAACATCGACGCGCTGGGCATTCTGCTGGGCAATCTGGTGGATAACGCGATCCGCTATACGCCCGACGGCGGGCACATCGCCATGGCCTGCGGAATGGAAGGCGGCGTCCCCGTGCTGTCGATCTCGGATGACGGCCCCGGCATACCCGCGGCGTACCGGGACCGCATCTACGACCGCTTCTTCCGGGTGCCTGGCGCGAATGAACGCGGCACCGGCATCGGCCTGTCCCTGGTGGCGCGCATCGCCCGCCTGCATGGCGCGCGGCTCGTGGACGCGCCGGCGGCCCGGGGCTTTCACCTGACGGTACGTTTCCCGGGCCGCGATGCGGCTGTCCCGCTCACAGTTCGATGTCGAGCGTCCTGATGCCGGTTGACGCAAGCAGGACCAGACCGGCCAGGAGAAAGCCGGCCAGGCAGACCAGCAGCGTGCCGAACGTGCCCAGCGCAGTGGTCACAAGCAGGCCGCCCATGACGGCGCCGACGGGGTCCGCGCCCCAGCTGACGAAGCGGGTGACGGCGCTTATCCGCCCCAACTGGTGGCCCGGTACCGTTGCCTGGCGGACGGTGTGCTCGACGATAAGGTGCAGGACGATCAGGAAATCCCATGCCGCCAGGCCGGCCGCCAGCCAGGCGCTTGCCAGATAGAGGACCGTGACCAACCAATACACCACGGCGGCCGGAAGCAATTGCAACGCCACCCGGCGGCCATCGGCCCCCCTGCGCAGGCCGCCGAATTGGAAGCTTCATACCAGCTGTTCGCCCGCACCGCGCGGCGCGAGGCACGACCGTGGGGATCGCCGCCACGATGACCGCGTCGAACAGCAGCTTCACGGCGGAGAGGACGAAGCCGGCCACTGCAAGCAGGGGAATACTCATGTGCCCGAAGGCGAAAAGCACCGCGACGGCGGCCACCAGACCCAGGCGCACGAGACCGCAGCACAGCAGTGTCCGCTGTCGGTCCAGGCGATCGGCAAGCGCGCCCGCCGAGAGGCCGAATAGCAGGGGTGCCGCCGTCGACGATGCGGCCAGCAGACCGACATCGAATGCGTCTGCGTCCATCAGCGCGATGGCAAGGAGCGGCGCCGATAGCGCCAGCATGGCGCTGGACGTGGTGTTCAATGTCTCCGACGCGAGCAGGCGTGTGAAAAGACGGTTTATAAGCAGTGAAGACAAAGCCATGCGATTTATGCCGCGCCTTTTGCGTTCCTGTATCCGCTTGTGGCGGCCATCGCGGGCTTTGTCAAAGCAAAATGGACCACGGCCTCGTAATCAGCGGACGAGGACACTTTACATGGCGGGTTCCAGAAAAACATCGAAGAGCAGAGCATCGACAGGACAGACAACTCACACTTGGACCAGGCCCGGGTTAAGCCTTAACAACGCCGGGTATCGCTGAATGCTTGATCGTCGAAATCGGATACTGTGAAGCGCCTTAAGATCTTGCCCCACGTCTACTGCAGTAACCGCATGGTCCGGGGTTTGGTGTTCCGGCTGTGTCGCTTCGAGCTTTTCACTCATGCTGAATCCCTCGAATGGTTTGCCGAGGCGACTCGGTAACGCGTGCCAACATACAGTTCCCACGCGAGATCCCGAGTTTTCTTACATCGCGACGATCCCTGACGGCGCTGCCGGCTATTTGCACCAAGGGTGAAACTGGACCCGGCACCTATTCGAACCAGCGCACCCGCAGACCAGCGACACGGTCGTATTCCCTGTTCCCATGCATCACGATGCACGTAATACCGGGGAGCCGGCTGCTCGCGGGACCGAGTACCGCGGAGAGAACGCCTATGGATCAGCAGATGCCGGTAGCCAGGCGCTAAGCCTGCCGCGACCCGCATTGCCAGCGTTCCATTTCCTGTAGAAGTTAGCTTATTATTATTAGTAATATATAAGACGGCCAAAGCGCGCAGCTGTACCACGACTACGGCGTTCGCGATACGGCCCCGAGATCAACCGGCAATTGCTCGGCGCCCATGCCCCGCCGGCGCGAGGCCGGCGCGCGACGCCACGCCGTGACGGCGCCGCCCGGTCCGCACGCGGAGCCGTCACGGCATGGCGTCCGCCCGCGGCATGAAGGCAACCGGGGGACGAAGGTCGAACCGCCCCGGTTTGCCGCACCGGAGATCCGCTTCTCCATGGAGGTCACGATGATATCACCGCGTACCGACAGCGCCTTGCGCGATGCCATTGCCATCGTCCGGGCCGCCCGCGATGGCGGCCATCCCAGGCCACGGGTGGATTCGTTCTTCGACGAAGCCACCTTCACGGCCAGCCACATCGTCCGCGACCCGGCATCGCCGGCCTGCGCCGTCATCGACAGCGTGCTCGACTTCGACCCCGCCAGCGGCCGCACGGCGGAAAGGTCCGCGTCGAAGCTGCTCGAGCACGTGCGCGACCACGGACTGGAAACGCAATGGCTGCTGGAAACCCACGCCCATGCCGACCATCTCTCGGCCGCGCCCTGGCTGCAGGCGCGGCTGGGCGGACGTCTCGCCATCGGGCGACACATCACCACCGTGCAGGAAGTCTTCGGCAAGATCTTCAATGCAGGCACCGAGTTCGCCCGCGACGGCCGGCAGTTCGACCACCTGTTCCAGGACGGCGAACATTTCAGCATCGGCGGCCTGCAAGGCATCGCCCTGCACGTCCCGGGCCATACACCGGCCTGCATGGCCTATGTGATCGGCGACACGGTGTTCACGGGCGACACGCTGTTCATGCCCGACTACGGCACGGCCCGTTGCGACTTTCCCGGCGGGGATGCCGGCATGCTGTACCGGTCGATCCGCCGCCTGATGGCGCTGCCCGATGAAACGCGGGTCTTTCTTTGCCACGACTACAAGGCACCGGGGCGCGACAACTATGCGTGGGAAACCACCATCGGCGCGGAGCGCGAGCGGAACATCCACGTACATGAAGGCGTGGACGAACAGGACTTCGTCTCCATGCGCCAGGCGCGCGACGCCAAACTGCCCATGCCCAGGCTGATACTGCCTTCGGTGCAGGTCAACATGCGCGCGGGACACCTGCCCGAACCGGAATCCAACGGCGTGCGGTATCTGAAGCTTCCGCTGAATGGGTTCTGAACGCCGGGGGCGGTGCGGTACTGCGTTTGGCGCAGGCGGCGGGGACCGCGCGTCGCGCTGAAGCTTCGCCGGGCGCGCCCTTGCGCCCGTGGATGTCCCGCGCCGGGACGTCATCGCGTTCAACGATTTGCTTATTGGCACCGCGGATAACAGGGGGTTGGGTTATTGCCGGGCGCGATACAGGCGCCTAGAGTGATCCCCGTGGACAACGACTCCGCAGGATCGAAAGCAATGACGCAATGGAACCAACAAGCCCGCGACCGCGCGGCCCGGCTGGAAGCGGCCCGGCCCTACGCACGCGGCAAGTACGTGGCCGCCGCCGACACCGTCGCCCTATTGCAGGCCGTGCTGCGCCCCGGCGACAGGCTGTGCCTGGAAGGCGACAACCAGAAGCAGGCCGATTTCCTGGCGCGCGCGCTCGTGCAGGTGGATCCCGAAAAGGTCCACGATCTGCACATCGTGCAGTCGGGCATCACCTTGCCCGAGCACCTGGAACTGTTCGAAGCCGGCATCGCGCGCAAGCTCGACTTCTGCTATTCCGGCCCCCAGGGAGGCGCCATCGCCCGCGCCCTGGAAAAAGGCCGCGTGGAAGTCGGCGCCATCCATACCTATCCCGAATTGTTCGCGCGCTACTTCATCGACCTGACGCCCAAGGTGGCGCTGATTGTCGCGCGCCAGGCGGATCGCCAGGGCAACCTGTACATGGGGCCGAACACCGAAGACACCTCCACCATTGTCGAGGCGACGGCCTTCAAGGACGGCATCGTGGTGGCGCAGGTCAACGAAGTGGTCGACACCCTGCCGCGCGTGGATCTGGTGGCGGACCAGGTGGACTTCATCGTCGAATCGCCCGAACCCTTCTACATCGAACCGCTGTTCACGCGTGACCCGGCCAGCATCACCGAAACCCAGATCCTGATGGGCATGATGGCCATCAAGGGCATCTACGCGCCCTACGGCGTGCGCACGCTGAACCACGGCGTGGGGTTTCCCACCGCGGCCATCGAACTGCTGCTGCCCACCTATGGAGAGCGGCTGGGCCTGAAGGGCAAGATCGTGACGCATTGGATGCTGAATCCGCATCCCACGCTGATACCCGCCGTCGAAAGCGGCTGGGTGCGGCAGGTGTTCTCCCCCGGGGCGGAAGTCGGCATGGACGACTACGTCAGCGCGCGTCCCGATGTGTTCTTCGTCGGCCACGACGGCAGCCAGCGCTCCAATCGCATGCTGGCCCACAACGCGGGACTCTACGCTTGCGACATGTTCATCGGCTCCACCTTGCAGATGGACCTGGAAGGCAACTCCTCCACCGTGCGCACCGACCGCATCGCGGGCTTCGGCGGCGCGCCCAACCTGGGCTCCGACGCGCGCGGACGGCGGCATCCCTCCGACAGCTGGCTGAAAGCCGGCCGGGAGCAGGCGGGCACGGACGGCCGCATGCCGCGCGGCCGCAAGCTGGTCGTGCAAATCGTTGAAACTTTCGGCGAGAAGCAGGCTCCTACCTTCGTCGAACAGCTCGACAGCGTCGCACTGGCACGCAAGCTCAAGCTGGACCTGCCACCCATCATGGTCTACGGCGACGACGTCACGCACATCGTGACGGAGGAAGGCATCGCCAATCTGCTGATGTGCCGCGACCTGGACGAACGCGAGCAGGCCATACGCGGCGTCGCCGGCTACACCGAAGTCGGCCGCGGCCGCGACCCCAAGGCGGTAGAGGCGCTGCGCCAGCGCGGCGTCATCCGGCGCCCGCAGGACCTGGACATCAATCCCCTGGATGCCACGCGCCAGATGCTGGCGGCGCGCTCGATCAAGGACCTGGTGACGTGGTCGGGCGGCCTGTATGCGCCGCCCGCACGGTTCCGCAACTGGTAAGGACCTGGACATGGAAACGATCATCCGCCGCCATGCGGCCCCGCAACGGCTGCCCGGCCATCGCCCCAGCACCCTGGTGGGCGTGGTGGCCTCCGGCAATCTTGAAGTGCTGGCCGAGCGCACCGTCGACGACCAGTCATGCAGTTTTCACGTATCGACCGCCGTGTCCGGCTTCGAGCCCGTATGGGACGCGGTGCTGAGCGATTTCGCCCAGCGCTATGCGCCCGGCGGCGTGGCATTCTCGATCAACGATGGCGGCGCGCGGCCCGACACGGTGCTGCTGCGCCTGGCCCAGGCCTGCCAGGCCTTGAAGGAAGACAAATGAACAGCCTTATTCCCACCCGCTCCTGGATGGAAGCCAGCGCGCGCGAACGCCTGCAGGGCCTGCTGGATGCCGGAACCTTCGTGGAATTCGTCGGTCCGGCGCAGCGCGAAACCAGTCCGCACCTTGCGCTTTTCGACCTGCCCTGCGCCTTCGACGACGGCATGATCGTCGGCCGCGGCCTATTGCACGACCGGCCGGTATGGGTGGCCGCGCAGGAAGGCCGATTCATGGGCGGTACGTTCGGCGAGGTCTCGGGGGCGAAGCTGGTGGGCCTGCTGCGCGCCGCCCGCGCCGCTGCCGATCAAGGCAGGCGCTGGCCTATCCTGCTGCTGCTCGATAGCGGTGGCGTCCGCCTGCAGGAAGCCAACGCGGGCGAACTGGCCGTGTCGGAAGTCATCCGCGCCCTGTTGCAGGCCCGCCGCGCGGGATTGCGCGCGGTGGCGCTGATCGGCGGCAAGGCGGGCGCGTTCGGCGGCGCGGGACTGGTCACGGCCTGCTGCTCGGACATCATCGTTTCGGAGTCCGGCCGCATCGGCGTGTCGGGTCCCGAAGTCATCGAAACCAACCGGGGCGTCGAAGAGTTCGACGCCAAGGACCGCGCCCTGGTGTGGCGCGTGACGGGTGGCCGCACCCGCGTCCTGACCGGCGGCGCCGATCGCTATGCCCGCGACGACATCGACGACTTCCGCCGCCTGGCCGGCGATTTCCTGGACCGGGCCGCCGCCTTCGACCTGGACACCCTGCAAACCGAGCAGGCGCGCTTGCAGCAGCGTCTGGCCCGTCACGGCGACTGCCGCGATGCGCCGGAGATCTGGCGCGAACTTGCCCTGGACACACCCGAGTCCATCGCCGATCTCGGCGACGAGGACTTCCTGCACCTGGTACGGCAATCGCTGGGAGACGCACATGTCGCACGATGAACTGCTTCAAGCCCTGTTTCCCACAACGGCCGCGATGGCGCCCGATGCCGCCGGCATTCTCGATGGCATGGCGCGCCTGGCCGACGGCCGCGACGTCACGGTGATCGGCTTGACCGGTGCCCGCCCGGTGGGGACCGATCTGGCCATCGACCTGTCCGGCCGTATCCTGCGCCACGTGGCCACCCATGCCGGCAGGCCGCTCGTCCTGCTGGTCGACGCCGGCAGCCAGCTGATGGCCCGCCGCGACGAATTGCTCGGGCTCAATGAATACCTGGCGCACCTGGCCAAGTCCCTGTACCTGGCCTCGGCCACCGGCAGCAGGACGGTGGGGATCCTGTACGGCGCCGCGTCGGCCGGCGCGATGATCGCGACCGCGATGGCGGTGGACCACCTGGTCGTGGTGCCGGGCGCCGATCCCAGCGTGATGAACCTGCGCGCCATGTCGCGCGTGACCAAGCTGCCCGTGGCGCAACTGCGGGCCATGGCCGAACGCACGCCCGTGTTCGCGCCGGGCGTGGCGCCGATGATGGAAATGGGCGGCATCGCCCAGCAGTGGGACGAACCCGCGGAATACGCCGCCCGCCTGCTGGCCTTGCTTTCCGGCAAGGCCGGCGATGCCGACGACCGCGACGCGCTGGGCGCGTCGCGCGGCGGCCGGCTGAAGGCCGCAGCCATCGCGGCCAAGGTCCAGGACGAGGCGGCCCATCATGCCTGAATCCCCGGCAAGGCATGCGCTGATCGAGTTATCGCCGCAGGCATGGCACGACGTCTTCCGGCAGGCCCCGTCGCTGGCGCGCAATGCCTTCGTGCGCGACTGGGCGGCCGCCGGGCACCCGGTGATGCGCCGGCGGCCCTTGGCGGGCGAATTCGATGGCCGGCACGCGGACGAGCTGGTAGCCGTCGGCCTGCCCACGCCCCCGGCGCATGGCAAGCAGCGGATTGCCTTCCAGGTCCCGGCCAGCGCCATCGTGGCGGTGCGGCCCCCGGTGGCGCTGGACGTCATCCTGGCCTGCGAAGCCGTCCCGCCGGGC is from Bordetella bronchialis and encodes:
- a CDS encoding DUF4390 domain-containing protein translates to MPISTRLFLLLLATVLTLPWAGAAHAADPKVVNVDPVIRNGRVEIDADIRFELNDQLREAAERGVPLYFTADVVITRSRWWWLDSTVADTSMTWRIVYNALTRQWRAGVGELNLPVQSLDAAMDMVRHIRGWGVADASDLSTGVRYDGRLRLRLDTSMLARPFQVNALNSSSWSVATPWKEFDFAIADPAGDKR
- the rsmB gene encoding 16S rRNA (cytosine(967)-C(5))-methyltransferase RsmB, producing MPDLPSSPAPSAAPLRDLLAESAEIVRSVLAGRSMTDAIALAPAPLRAGSQALSFHAMRRLGEARALRRILVPRTPPEPLAEALLLVSLALLLPPATPAAQAASGPAVPADGAPTYAPHTVVDQAVQAAARMPRVAPLKGLVNGALRSFLRDRDALLPQLARQIEARWNHPQWWVDKLRSAYPQAWESVLTAANVPAPLTLRVNRRRASREQVLAAFEAAGIAARPQGDAGLVLSQPRPVQRLPGFDDGWWSVQDAGAQLAAPLLGVKDGMRVLDACAAPGGKTAHLLELADLDLLALDADGARLRRVQDNLRRLGLDTPRVSLRAADAADTGAWWDGRPFDAVLADVPCTASGIVRRHPDIRWLRRPDDVPRTAKLQARIVDALWRTVAPGGRLLYVTCSVFPDEGERQAAGFAARHADARRLDAPGQLLPEASRATEAAQHDGFFYALFAKAR
- a CDS encoding MipA/OmpV family protein — encoded protein: MAIDTKASQWGDACRARRAGTAGWIVGLVCWLASGHAALAQNSVGLGVGVVPEYPGAKDYHAVPVLQLSYERGAFFVDTRDGLPALGLKTQLAPDWQAGVFAGLRMGRDADDHDRLDGLDDIDAHATAGAFLRWQPGRWRLTTTVTQALHAGYGTRVELNGSYAVWQDSRNTVRLGAETTWGSHDDMSRWFGVTSAEAARSDAGLGRYSAGAGFRSAGLYANWRYAIDQKWSVFGTVGVRALLGDARDSPIVERRTSPYGAVGVGYRF
- a CDS encoding response regulator transcription factor: MHLLLIEDDPMLGDALCGGLRQSGHAVDWLTDAAQGRAALTDHGYDAVLLDLQLPHGSGLGLLKSVRERYDATPVIILSARDRLSDRIKGLDAGADDYLVKPFPIEELLARLRAVTRRASHRVVPVMRIGDVQVDPARRHVLLADQPVKLSIHEYRTLVALLERQGHIVTREQLEDAVYGRHGTIESNTVAVYVHQLRRKLGNDLIATVHGFGYRIGAAPP
- a CDS encoding sensor histidine kinase; this translates as MRGWRDLAARCNSLRIRLLCAMLIGIVAFGGAWYALRAWELKIPETGRSDEKLRDIARLIIESIPRTLSPDGSVAAYRSVEDGSGDPTSDTIFQVWHMPSGKLILRAPIAPDTPFKPDFTPGYGNRIVAGEEWRVYAASDRTGTIQVQTAIGETALEKTYREWAREGTFAAIGIFLLLAIVMWAAIRLSLRPLDQARETISRRSPFDNSPVLERSLPREIRPFVLAINHLLQRQDAALARERQLIADAAHELRTPLAAIQAQAQRAIAAEDALAARAEAGKLQAVAARAARIVEQLLDQARLDTDETLPMEPLDLSDIVDLVVRDFEGKAARKSQKVSIAAQPCPVHGNIDALGILLGNLVDNAIRYTPDGGHIAMACGMEGGVPVLSISDDGPGIPAAYRDRIYDRFFRVPGANERGTGIGLSLVARIARLHGARLVDAPAARGFHLTVRFPGRDAAVPLTVRCRAS
- a CDS encoding MBL fold metallo-hydrolase — encoded protein: MISPRTDSALRDAIAIVRAARDGGHPRPRVDSFFDEATFTASHIVRDPASPACAVIDSVLDFDPASGRTAERSASKLLEHVRDHGLETQWLLETHAHADHLSAAPWLQARLGGRLAIGRHITTVQEVFGKIFNAGTEFARDGRQFDHLFQDGEHFSIGGLQGIALHVPGHTPACMAYVIGDTVFTGDTLFMPDYGTARCDFPGGDAGMLYRSIRRLMALPDETRVFLCHDYKAPGRDNYAWETTIGAERERNIHVHEGVDEQDFVSMRQARDAKLPMPRLILPSVQVNMRAGHLPEPESNGVRYLKLPLNGF
- the mdcA gene encoding malonate decarboxylase subunit alpha, which produces MTQWNQQARDRAARLEAARPYARGKYVAAADTVALLQAVLRPGDRLCLEGDNQKQADFLARALVQVDPEKVHDLHIVQSGITLPEHLELFEAGIARKLDFCYSGPQGGAIARALEKGRVEVGAIHTYPELFARYFIDLTPKVALIVARQADRQGNLYMGPNTEDTSTIVEATAFKDGIVVAQVNEVVDTLPRVDLVADQVDFIVESPEPFYIEPLFTRDPASITETQILMGMMAIKGIYAPYGVRTLNHGVGFPTAAIELLLPTYGERLGLKGKIVTHWMLNPHPTLIPAVESGWVRQVFSPGAEVGMDDYVSARPDVFFVGHDGSQRSNRMLAHNAGLYACDMFIGSTLQMDLEGNSSTVRTDRIAGFGGAPNLGSDARGRRHPSDSWLKAGREQAGTDGRMPRGRKLVVQIVETFGEKQAPTFVEQLDSVALARKLKLDLPPIMVYGDDVTHIVTEEGIANLLMCRDLDEREQAIRGVAGYTEVGRGRDPKAVEALRQRGVIRRPQDLDINPLDATRQMLAARSIKDLVTWSGGLYAPPARFRNW
- the mdcC gene encoding malonate decarboxylase acyl carrier protein yields the protein METIIRRHAAPQRLPGHRPSTLVGVVASGNLEVLAERTVDDQSCSFHVSTAVSGFEPVWDAVLSDFAQRYAPGGVAFSINDGGARPDTVLLRLAQACQALKEDK
- a CDS encoding biotin-independent malonate decarboxylase subunit beta, which produces MNSLIPTRSWMEASARERLQGLLDAGTFVEFVGPAQRETSPHLALFDLPCAFDDGMIVGRGLLHDRPVWVAAQEGRFMGGTFGEVSGAKLVGLLRAARAAADQGRRWPILLLLDSGGVRLQEANAGELAVSEVIRALLQARRAGLRAVALIGGKAGAFGGAGLVTACCSDIIVSESGRIGVSGPEVIETNRGVEEFDAKDRALVWRVTGGRTRVLTGGADRYARDDIDDFRRLAGDFLDRAAAFDLDTLQTEQARLQQRLARHGDCRDAPEIWRELALDTPESIADLGDEDFLHLVRQSLGDAHVAR
- a CDS encoding biotin-independent malonate decarboxylase subunit gamma, which codes for MSHDELLQALFPTTAAMAPDAAGILDGMARLADGRDVTVIGLTGARPVGTDLAIDLSGRILRHVATHAGRPLVLLVDAGSQLMARRDELLGLNEYLAHLAKSLYLASATGSRTVGILYGAASAGAMIATAMAVDHLVVVPGADPSVMNLRAMSRVTKLPVAQLRAMAERTPVFAPGVAPMMEMGGIAQQWDEPAEYAARLLALLSGKAGDADDRDALGASRGGRLKAAAIAAKVQDEAAHHA